In Brevundimonas sp. SGAir0440, one DNA window encodes the following:
- a CDS encoding type 1 glutamine amidotransferase domain-containing protein produces the protein MAQSLSGKTVAILATDGVELVELNEPMKALKDAGAVVEIVSLKAGEFQGFDHLTPGDKVTADKAVAAVDASTYSALLLPGGVANPDLLRADQDAVKFVRAFFDAGKPVAAICHAPWLLIEAGVVEGRTMTSFESIRTDLKNAGANVVNEAVVVDQGLVTSRCPDDIPAFNAKMIEEFAEGRHEGQAAA, from the coding sequence ATGGCCCAATCCCTTTCCGGCAAGACCGTCGCCATCCTGGCGACCGACGGCGTCGAGCTGGTCGAGCTGAATGAACCGATGAAGGCGCTGAAGGATGCGGGCGCGGTGGTGGAGATCGTGTCGCTGAAGGCCGGCGAGTTCCAGGGCTTCGACCATCTGACGCCGGGCGACAAGGTCACGGCCGACAAGGCCGTGGCGGCGGTCGACGCCTCGACCTATTCCGCCCTGCTGCTGCCGGGCGGCGTGGCCAACCCGGACCTGCTGCGGGCGGACCAGGACGCCGTGAAGTTCGTTCGGGCCTTCTTCGACGCCGGCAAGCCGGTCGCCGCCATCTGTCACGCGCCCTGGCTGCTGATCGAGGCGGGCGTGGTCGAGGGGCGCACCATGACGTCGTTCGAAAGTATCCGCACCGACCTGAAGAACGCCGGGGCCAACGTGGTCAATGAGGCGGTGGTGGTGGATCAGGGCCTGGTGACCAGCCGCTGCCCCGACGACATTCCGGCCTTCAACGCCAAGATGATCGAGGAATTCGCCGAAGGCCGCCACGAGGGGCAGGCCGCCGCTTAA
- a CDS encoding methyltransferase, whose product MTVLDPAAFIRENTRLQPVPHAPEICLWLADEITPIWRLTEEELGEMGVPPPFWAFAWAGGQALSRYLLDHPQEIAGKRVLDFAAGSGLVGVAAMKAGAAHVLCADIDPFCQAAVAANATANGVTLDFTQTNLLDAAPPDVEVICAGDICYERPMTDAVLSWLAQARARGTRVLIGDPGRTYFPRTGLDFLAEYRVPTSRELEDQEIKRSSVWAMP is encoded by the coding sequence ATGACCGTTCTCGATCCCGCCGCCTTCATCCGTGAGAACACCCGGCTTCAACCCGTGCCGCACGCGCCGGAGATTTGCTTGTGGCTGGCCGATGAGATCACACCGATCTGGCGGCTGACGGAAGAAGAGCTGGGCGAGATGGGCGTGCCGCCGCCCTTCTGGGCCTTCGCCTGGGCGGGCGGACAGGCGCTGAGCCGGTATTTGCTGGATCATCCGCAGGAGATAGCCGGCAAGCGCGTCTTGGACTTCGCCGCCGGTTCGGGCCTGGTCGGCGTGGCGGCGATGAAGGCGGGGGCGGCCCATGTCCTGTGCGCCGACATCGATCCCTTCTGTCAGGCCGCCGTCGCCGCCAATGCGACGGCGAACGGCGTGACGCTGGACTTCACCCAGACCAATCTGCTGGACGCCGCCCCGCCGGATGTGGAGGTCATCTGCGCAGGCGATATCTGCTACGAGCGTCCGATGACCGACGCCGTTCTGTCTTGGCTGGCCCAGGCCCGCGCCAGGGGAACGCGGGTCCTGATCGGCGATCCGGGACGCACCTATTTCCCACGCACGGGCCTGGATTTTCTGGCCGAGTACCGCGTCCCGACTTCGCGCGAGCTGGAGGACCAGGAGATCAAGCGATCCTCCGTCTGGGCGATGCCTTAG
- a CDS encoding alpha/beta fold hydrolase → MSNLIRPCWGVFAPSRLAVILGVVIACAVAGDQARAQAAPPVASVAAPFVSDRLSVEVVGQGPDVILIPGLASSREVWRATADRLKATHRVHLMQLAGFAGEPWTHGDGAFVQPEVDELARYIRQARLDRPAVIGHSMGGLSGLLLAQQQPDLVGRVMTVDSLPFYSAMFGPTATAESARPFADQAASMILSADTASFRAQQEATAQGLSRTLSEQARIMAWSLATDRHAMASAMKDVMTTDARPGLADMTTPVTALYAADADGGAPAAVADAMWTKEYAALPGVTLIRVDGSRHFIMADQPERFAELVDAFLAK, encoded by the coding sequence ATGTCGAACCTCATTCGCCCTTGCTGGGGCGTCTTCGCCCCGTCGCGCCTTGCCGTCATCCTGGGCGTCGTGATCGCCTGTGCTGTGGCCGGAGACCAGGCCCGCGCCCAAGCCGCGCCCCCTGTCGCGTCTGTCGCCGCGCCCTTCGTGTCGGACCGGCTGTCGGTCGAGGTGGTGGGCCAAGGCCCTGACGTGATCCTGATCCCCGGACTGGCGTCTTCGCGTGAAGTGTGGCGCGCGACAGCGGATCGGCTGAAGGCGACGCACCGCGTGCATCTGATGCAGTTGGCCGGGTTCGCCGGCGAACCCTGGACGCACGGCGACGGCGCCTTCGTCCAGCCCGAGGTGGATGAACTGGCGCGCTACATCCGCCAGGCGCGGCTGGATCGGCCCGCGGTGATCGGCCATTCGATGGGCGGTCTGAGCGGACTTCTGCTGGCGCAACAGCAGCCTGATCTGGTCGGGCGGGTGATGACGGTCGACTCGCTGCCCTTCTACAGCGCCATGTTTGGGCCGACCGCGACGGCAGAGAGCGCAAGGCCTTTCGCGGATCAGGCGGCCAGCATGATCCTTTCGGCGGACACGGCGAGCTTCCGCGCCCAGCAGGAAGCGACGGCGCAGGGCTTGTCGCGCACCCTGTCGGAACAGGCTCGGATCATGGCGTGGTCGCTGGCGACCGACCGACACGCCATGGCCTCGGCGATGAAGGATGTGATGACCACCGATGCGCGGCCGGGGCTGGCGGACATGACGACGCCGGTGACGGCGCTTTACGCCGCCGATGCAGACGGCGGGGCGCCGGCGGCGGTGGCCGATGCGATGTGGACGAAAGAGTATGCGGCCTTGCCCGGCGTGACCCTGATCCGCGTCGATGGATCGCGGCATTTCATCATGGCCGATCAGCCCGAGCGGTTCGCCGAACTGGTGGACGCGTTTCTGGCGAAGTGA
- a CDS encoding fatty acid desaturase family protein, whose translation MSAAPRIAPSALFTPQEWKPFQRRSAWAGPLLVVHCWAVIALAVLVGVLIPWLIPLCIMIVGARQLGLAILMHEAAHGGLSKSNRLNDFLGHWLCAVPIGASLKAYRPYHLTHHRFAQQAEDPDLMLSAPFPVSPTSLRRKLIRDLTGQTFFKQRVLLPLAKARSSGPRDDGAPDYDSIVTGRSVLPFLAFNAVLLAGFIAAGVWWAFFVLWLLPMATWFPMVTRLRNIAEHACVEGSSADPFRAARTTRASLWERAFIAPYWVNYHAEHHLFMHVPCWKLPRLHRAIHAKPQAGAMEVAPGYASVLKAVTRQPE comes from the coding sequence ATGTCCGCCGCCCCACGCATCGCCCCGTCGGCCTTGTTCACACCGCAGGAGTGGAAGCCTTTTCAGAGGCGCTCGGCCTGGGCCGGCCCGTTGTTGGTGGTCCACTGCTGGGCGGTTATTGCCCTGGCTGTTCTCGTCGGCGTGCTGATCCCATGGCTGATCCCGCTGTGCATCATGATCGTCGGCGCACGTCAGCTGGGCCTCGCCATTCTGATGCACGAAGCGGCGCATGGCGGGCTGTCGAAGTCGAACCGGCTGAACGATTTTCTTGGCCACTGGCTATGCGCCGTGCCGATCGGCGCCAGCCTGAAGGCCTATCGCCCCTATCATTTGACGCATCATCGCTTCGCCCAGCAGGCTGAGGATCCCGATCTGATGCTGTCGGCGCCCTTTCCCGTCAGCCCGACCTCGCTGCGCCGCAAGCTGATCCGTGACCTGACCGGGCAGACCTTCTTCAAGCAGCGGGTGCTGCTGCCGCTGGCCAAAGCGCGCTCAAGCGGCCCCCGAGATGATGGCGCCCCTGATTACGACTCGATCGTGACGGGCCGATCCGTCCTGCCCTTCCTCGCCTTCAACGCGGTCCTGCTGGCGGGCTTCATCGCCGCCGGCGTCTGGTGGGCCTTTTTCGTGTTGTGGCTGCTGCCGATGGCGACGTGGTTTCCGATGGTGACCCGCCTGCGAAACATCGCCGAACACGCCTGCGTCGAGGGTTCGTCGGCCGACCCTTTTCGCGCCGCTCGCACTACCAGGGCCAGCCTGTGGGAACGCGCCTTCATCGCGCCCTACTGGGTCAACTACCACGCCGAGCATCACCTGTTCATGCATGTGCCCTGCTGGAAGCTGCCGCGCCTGCACCGCGCCATTCATGCGAAGCCGCAGGCCGGGGCCATGGAGGTCGCGCCCGGCTATGCCAGCGTGCTGAAGGCTGTTACGCGCCAGCCGGAATGA
- a CDS encoding helix-turn-helix transcriptional regulator: MKNRLKLLRVERGWTQEQMGQALGVSRQAVIALETERHDPSLDLAYRIAAVFERPVEEIFENPHAG; encoded by the coding sequence ATGAAGAACCGCCTCAAGCTTCTACGCGTCGAGCGCGGCTGGACCCAGGAACAGATGGGGCAGGCGCTGGGGGTGTCGCGCCAGGCGGTGATCGCGCTGGAGACCGAGCGGCACGATCCGTCGCTGGACCTTGCCTACCGGATCGCCGCCGTCTTCGAACGGCCAGTCGAAGAGATATTCGAGAACCCGCACGCGGGCTGA
- a CDS encoding DUF3298 domain-containing protein has translation MSRTARILLLSAAIAATLAACQRTEDKAQAPAAQAPAAAPAMSNTPVGYDSKTPYAAVKLTLPQAIKTSPALHAALYADTVRDLKQFEEGAQADLSEAGGGPNPYEKTIAFAPGAETGKLVSLARTDFEFTGGAHPNTSFDAVIWDKTTNKRLGFADLFRPGADLSVLDKALCAAANAAKQARSPGSEAATLDGKMWTCPKAVSTPFVLTPGTTPGKAGGVTFLMGPYQIGPYSDGPYWIALPQSVFRALLNPAYADQFDGAPVKAGDVTPKNG, from the coding sequence ATGTCGCGCACCGCCCGCATCCTGCTTTTGTCCGCCGCCATCGCCGCCACCCTGGCTGCCTGCCAGCGCACGGAAGACAAGGCCCAGGCGCCGGCCGCACAGGCCCCGGCCGCTGCGCCGGCCATGTCGAACACTCCCGTCGGCTATGACAGCAAGACCCCCTATGCCGCCGTCAAACTGACCCTGCCCCAGGCGATCAAGACCTCGCCCGCCCTGCACGCCGCCCTCTATGCCGACACGGTGCGCGATCTGAAGCAGTTCGAGGAAGGCGCCCAGGCCGATCTCAGCGAGGCCGGCGGCGGCCCCAACCCCTATGAGAAGACCATCGCCTTCGCGCCGGGCGCCGAGACCGGCAAGCTGGTCAGCCTGGCCCGCACCGATTTCGAGTTCACCGGCGGCGCCCATCCCAACACCAGTTTCGACGCCGTGATCTGGGACAAGACGACCAACAAGCGGCTGGGCTTCGCCGACCTGTTCCGGCCGGGCGCCGACCTGTCGGTTCTGGACAAGGCCCTGTGCGCCGCCGCCAACGCCGCCAAACAGGCCCGGTCGCCGGGCTCGGAGGCCGCGACCCTGGACGGCAAGATGTGGACCTGCCCCAAGGCCGTCTCGACCCCGTTCGTGCTGACGCCGGGCACGACGCCGGGCAAGGCGGGCGGCGTGACCTTCCTGATGGGGCCGTATCAGATCGGCCCCTATTCGGACGGCCCCTACTGGATCGCCCTGCCGCAGAGCGTCTTCCGCGCCCTGCTCAATCCCGCCTACGCCGACCAGTTCGACGGCGCGCCGGTCAAGGCCGGCGACGTGACGCCGAAAAACGGCTGA
- a CDS encoding UbiA family prenyltransferase, protein MTFAPLPDAGANWVDRHAPEGLKPWLKLGRFDRPIGIWLLLLPGWQGIALALAQYRQAPGLYDLWLFVGFGIGACLMRAAGCAFNDIVDRDFDAQVARTAQRPIPSGRISVKQAWAFVVACSLISLLILLTLPTVAIGLGVASLGLVAAYPFMKRITWWPQAWLGLTFNWGALMGFAAALPLAAAALLLPADLAGEFRPFLWSPASDSGHAIALAWQAYLPAVLLWIGGVFWTLGYDTIYALQDIEDDAMIGVKSSARRLASAVRPGVAVFYGLTVILAALAGFAAGLGPLFGLCLVIYAVHLACQVIRLDRNDGALALKLFKSNREAGLILLAAIALGSISL, encoded by the coding sequence ATGACTTTCGCTCCCCTCCCCGACGCCGGCGCCAACTGGGTCGACCGCCATGCGCCGGAGGGGCTGAAGCCGTGGTTGAAGCTGGGACGGTTCGACCGGCCCATCGGCATCTGGCTGCTGCTGCTGCCCGGGTGGCAGGGGATCGCCCTAGCCCTGGCGCAATATCGGCAGGCGCCGGGTCTCTATGATCTGTGGCTGTTCGTCGGTTTCGGCATCGGCGCCTGTCTGATGCGAGCGGCCGGGTGCGCCTTCAACGATATCGTCGATCGGGATTTCGACGCCCAAGTCGCCCGCACCGCCCAGCGCCCCATTCCGTCTGGCCGCATCTCCGTGAAGCAAGCCTGGGCCTTCGTCGTCGCGTGCAGCCTGATCAGCCTTTTGATCCTGCTGACCCTGCCGACCGTCGCCATCGGGCTGGGCGTCGCGTCGCTGGGCCTGGTCGCGGCCTATCCGTTCATGAAGCGGATCACCTGGTGGCCCCAGGCCTGGCTGGGCCTGACGTTCAACTGGGGCGCCCTGATGGGGTTCGCCGCCGCGCTGCCCTTGGCGGCGGCCGCCTTGCTGCTGCCCGCCGATCTCGCCGGCGAGTTCCGGCCCTTTCTGTGGTCCCCGGCCAGCGACAGCGGTCATGCGATCGCCTTGGCCTGGCAGGCCTATCTTCCCGCCGTCCTGCTGTGGATCGGCGGCGTCTTCTGGACCTTGGGCTACGACACCATCTATGCGCTTCAGGACATCGAGGACGACGCCATGATCGGGGTAAAATCCTCGGCCCGCCGCCTGGCCTCGGCCGTGCGACCCGGCGTGGCGGTCTTCTATGGCCTGACCGTAATCCTGGCCGCCCTGGCCGGCTTCGCCGCGGGACTTGGGCCGCTGTTCGGGCTCTGCCTGGTGATCTACGCCGTTCATCTGGCGTGTCAGGTCATCCGACTGGACCGCAACGACGGCGCCCTGGCGCTGAAACTGTTCAAGTCCAATCGCGAGGCCGGCCTGATCCTGCTGGCCGCCATCGCCCTTGGCTCGATCTCCCTGTGA